One genomic region from uncultured Cohaesibacter sp. encodes:
- a CDS encoding aldose 1-epimerase family protein, protein MEPVKITLRKVDFAAHEQTVANCDELSASTFRYESGIEGLRISNARGHLVILPFYGQMIWDAVFDGVDLTMKNMFSMPRPAHDIAGTYGCFAFHSGLLRNGCPSPDDTHALHGEMPVAALDCAGLEIGEDDEGLYMAVTGTAEYVMGFGDHYIAHPKVILRPGKTLFDMCMDVQNVGGAPMDLMYMCHVNFAYCEGAKIIQPAPFTPDRTVVRTAVPGHVQTTPDYLAFIDSLAKDPTGLEVLDEPERYNPEQVLYVRGVGADGDGNTASLMRRREGDGFKIAYNRNDFPKTVRWILVNADQQVAAFALPSTCEPEGYLAEKAKGNVRQLASGEAASFKVRLGYVTGEEAEAAEAHIQAL, encoded by the coding sequence ATGGAACCGGTAAAGATCACCCTTCGCAAAGTCGACTTCGCCGCCCATGAGCAGACGGTAGCCAACTGCGATGAATTGAGCGCGTCCACCTTCCGCTATGAGAGCGGCATCGAGGGATTGCGTATCAGCAACGCCAGAGGTCATCTGGTCATCCTGCCTTTCTATGGGCAAATGATCTGGGATGCCGTGTTTGATGGCGTCGACCTGACCATGAAAAACATGTTCTCCATGCCGCGTCCGGCCCATGACATTGCGGGCACCTATGGTTGCTTTGCCTTTCATTCTGGCCTGTTGCGCAATGGCTGCCCATCGCCCGATGATACCCACGCGCTGCATGGCGAAATGCCTGTGGCTGCGCTCGATTGTGCGGGGCTGGAAATCGGTGAAGATGACGAGGGGCTCTATATGGCGGTGACGGGCACTGCTGAATATGTCATGGGCTTTGGGGATCATTATATCGCTCACCCCAAGGTGATCTTGCGCCCCGGCAAGACCCTGTTCGATATGTGCATGGATGTGCAGAATGTCGGTGGGGCGCCGATGGATCTCATGTATATGTGCCATGTCAACTTCGCTTATTGCGAAGGGGCCAAGATCATTCAGCCCGCTCCCTTTACGCCAGATCGGACCGTGGTTCGCACTGCCGTGCCGGGTCATGTGCAGACCACGCCGGACTATCTCGCCTTTATCGATTCACTGGCCAAGGATCCGACGGGGCTGGAAGTGTTGGATGAACCGGAGCGCTACAATCCCGAGCAGGTGCTCTATGTGCGTGGCGTGGGAGCCGATGGTGATGGCAACACGGCATCGTTGATGCGTCGGCGCGAGGGCGACGGCTTTAAGATCGCCTATAACCGGAATGATTTTCCCAAGACCGTACGCTGGATTTTGGTGAATGCAGACCAGCAGGTGGCTGCCTTTGCGCTGCCGTCCACCTGCGAGCCAGAGGGCTATCTGGCCGAGAAGGCAAAGGGCAATGTGCGCCAGCTCGCCAGCGGTGAGGCGGCCAGCTTCAAGGTCCGTCTGGGGTATGTAACAGGAGAGGAAGCCGAGGCGGCAGAAGCGCATATTCAAGCGCTCTGA